A portion of the Streptomyces erythrochromogenes genome contains these proteins:
- a CDS encoding response regulator, protein MTIRVVVADDQELVRSGFAMILDAQEDVEVVAEVGDGAAAVAAVELLAPDVALLDVRMPVLDGIGACRSISARSACRTVMLTTFDSDEYVYEALHAGASGFLLKDVRRDDLVHAVRVVAAGESLLAPSVARRLIEEYTAATVRAPALPAERLEVLTARERETLLHLGRGMSNAEIAAALVVSEHTVKSHVGNVLAKLGLRDRIQAVICAYETGLIAAGAPSGE, encoded by the coding sequence TTGACGATCCGTGTGGTGGTGGCCGACGACCAGGAGCTGGTGCGCAGCGGGTTCGCGATGATCCTCGACGCCCAGGAGGACGTCGAGGTGGTGGCGGAGGTCGGGGACGGTGCGGCGGCGGTCGCGGCCGTGGAGCTGCTGGCACCGGACGTGGCGCTGCTGGACGTCCGGATGCCGGTCCTGGACGGGATCGGGGCGTGCCGGTCGATCTCGGCGCGCAGTGCGTGCCGGACGGTGATGCTGACGACCTTCGACTCGGACGAGTACGTGTACGAGGCCCTGCATGCCGGGGCGAGCGGGTTCCTGCTGAAGGACGTGCGGCGCGACGACCTGGTCCACGCGGTCCGGGTGGTGGCGGCGGGCGAGTCCCTGCTGGCGCCCTCGGTGGCGCGCCGGCTGATCGAGGAGTACACGGCGGCGACGGTGCGGGCGCCCGCGCTTCCGGCGGAGCGGCTGGAGGTGCTGACGGCGCGGGAACGGGAGACGCTGCTGCACCTGGGGCGGGGGATGTCGAACGCGGAGATCGCGGCGGCGCTGGTGGTGAGCGAGCACACGGTGAAGTCGCATGTGGGCAACGTGCTGGCGAAGCTGGGGCTGCGGGACCGGATCCAGGCGGTGATCTGCGCGTACGAGACGGGTCTGATCGCGGCGGGTGCTCCCTCCGGGGAGTGA
- a CDS encoding serine hydrolase domain-containing protein, translating into MNAKMRTLIAAALVIGIASGPAVAHAASVPAPAPAPAAAERIAPLVSTPPNAAALEAAIAGLGPRHKDATAALVRVGGTAGCWQGSSGTADIRTGRDAVEQGRFRAGSVTKVFTAAVVLQLASEGRVDLDGPVRRHLPGVVPDRYGAVTVRQLLNHTSGIPAADGPGDSFEAQWEHRFDVTDPRAQVANAVAKEREFAPGSAQHYLNINYTVLGVLIEKVTGMRYEDAVGARILGPLGLHRTSFPGRTETRIQGPHNRGYQAIPKADGSRELRDVTEWNSSDRWAAGDIISTTADLERFTVALFSGRVVPKDRLEEMFTVPDVKDFASGEPAAMTAGLSRTVLPDGTAAWGKTGGRHGYNSAIGATRDLSRTLAYSVNATDAKGRDMNPVALGVIMAAFTK; encoded by the coding sequence ATGAACGCGAAGATGCGCACGCTGATCGCAGCCGCACTGGTCATCGGGATCGCTTCGGGTCCGGCCGTCGCCCACGCCGCGTCGGTGCCGGCTCCGGCGCCGGCACCCGCCGCCGCGGAGAGGATCGCGCCGCTGGTTTCGACACCGCCGAACGCGGCCGCGCTGGAGGCGGCGATCGCCGGGCTCGGTCCGCGGCACAAGGACGCGACGGCCGCACTGGTCCGGGTGGGCGGCACGGCTGGCTGTTGGCAGGGCAGTTCGGGGACGGCGGACATCCGTACGGGGCGCGATGCCGTCGAGCAGGGCCGCTTCCGGGCGGGGTCCGTGACCAAGGTCTTCACGGCGGCGGTCGTCCTCCAGCTGGCGTCGGAGGGCCGGGTGGATCTCGACGGGCCGGTCCGGCGCCACCTGCCCGGCGTCGTCCCCGACCGCTACGGGGCCGTCACCGTACGGCAGTTGCTCAACCACACCAGTGGCATTCCGGCGGCCGACGGGCCGGGCGACTCCTTCGAGGCGCAGTGGGAGCACCGGTTCGACGTGACCGATCCGCGGGCGCAGGTGGCGAACGCGGTCGCGAAGGAGCGGGAGTTCGCGCCCGGCTCGGCCCAGCACTATCTGAACATCAACTACACGGTGCTCGGTGTGCTGATCGAGAAGGTGACGGGCATGCGCTACGAGGACGCGGTCGGCGCCCGGATCCTGGGGCCGCTGGGCCTGCACCGGACGTCGTTCCCGGGGCGGACGGAGACGAGGATCCAAGGCCCGCACAACCGGGGGTACCAGGCGATACCGAAGGCGGACGGCTCGCGCGAGCTGCGTGACGTGACCGAGTGGAACTCCTCGGACCGGTGGGCGGCGGGCGACATCATCTCGACGACGGCGGACCTGGAGCGGTTCACCGTGGCCCTGTTCAGCGGGCGGGTGGTGCCGAAGGACCGGCTGGAGGAGATGTTCACGGTGCCGGACGTGAAGGACTTCGCGAGCGGCGAGCCGGCGGCGATGACGGCCGGGCTGTCCAGGACCGTCCTGCCGGACGGCACGGCGGCCTGGGGCAAGACGGGTGGGCGGCACGGCTACAACTCCGCGATCGGCGCGACCCGCGACCTCTCTCGCACCCTGGCCTACTCGGTGAACGCCACGGACGCCAAGGGCCGGGACATGAACCCGGTGGCCCTCGGCGTCATCATGGCGGCCTTCACGAAGTAG
- a CDS encoding polyamine ABC transporter substrate-binding protein, with amino-acid sequence MPQLAFSRRAALAGLGAAGLSAALAGCGVPPAYVPEEGRVGPDRSERDRSIAFSNWPLYIDTDEEDEERRPTLEAFSERTGIEVRYTEEINDNDEFFGKVSPALMNRQETGHDLVVVSDWMAARFVHLGWAQEMDRSAQPNVTRHLDPQLRSPAFDEGRLHTVPWQSGITGIAYNRKALGREIRSVQDLWHLDLAGKVTLFSGLDESFGLLMQGNGVDVTRWTESDFHRMCDHVESMVKKKHVRRFTGNDYTSDLSRGDVLACQAYSGDAIQLQADNPDIEFVVPEEGGELWAESLLVPNLARHKANAEALVDHYYDPEVAAELAASVNYVCPVPAAREVLAGSDDKETAELAENPLIFPDDEMRRRLAVARDISSAERRSLARRWNAIVGL; translated from the coding sequence ATGCCTCAACTCGCCTTCTCCCGCCGTGCCGCGCTCGCCGGACTCGGTGCCGCGGGCCTGTCGGCCGCCCTCGCCGGATGCGGTGTTCCCCCCGCCTACGTGCCGGAGGAAGGGCGGGTGGGACCCGACCGCTCGGAGCGCGACCGCAGCATCGCCTTCTCCAACTGGCCGCTCTACATCGACACCGACGAGGAGGACGAGGAGCGCCGTCCGACTCTGGAGGCCTTCTCCGAGCGGACCGGCATCGAGGTCCGCTACACCGAGGAGATCAACGACAACGACGAGTTCTTCGGCAAGGTCAGCCCGGCCCTGATGAACCGCCAGGAGACCGGCCACGACCTGGTCGTGGTGAGCGACTGGATGGCCGCCCGCTTCGTCCATCTGGGCTGGGCCCAGGAGATGGACCGGTCGGCGCAGCCGAACGTGACCCGTCACCTGGACCCGCAGCTGCGTTCCCCCGCCTTCGACGAGGGCCGGCTGCACACCGTGCCCTGGCAGTCCGGCATCACCGGCATCGCCTACAACCGCAAGGCCCTGGGCCGGGAGATCAGATCCGTCCAGGACCTGTGGCACCTCGACCTGGCGGGCAAGGTCACGCTCTTCTCCGGGCTCGACGAATCCTTCGGCCTGCTGATGCAGGGCAACGGGGTCGACGTCACGCGCTGGACCGAATCCGACTTCCACCGGATGTGCGACCACGTCGAGAGCATGGTGAAGAAGAAGCACGTCCGCCGCTTCACCGGCAACGACTACACCTCCGATCTCAGCAGGGGCGACGTCCTCGCCTGCCAGGCCTACTCCGGCGACGCCATCCAGCTCCAGGCCGACAACCCGGACATCGAGTTCGTGGTCCCCGAGGAAGGGGGCGAACTCTGGGCCGAGAGCCTGCTCGTCCCCAACCTGGCCCGGCACAAGGCCAATGCCGAGGCCCTGGTCGACCACTACTACGACCCGGAGGTGGCCGCGGAGCTCGCCGCCTCCGTCAACTACGTCTGCCCCGTCCCGGCGGCCCGGGAGGTGCTGGCGGGCTCCGACGACAAGGAGACCGCCGAACTCGCCGAGAACCCGCTGATCTTCCCCGACGACGAGATGCGCAGGCGGCTCGCCGTGGCCCGGGACATCTCCTCGGCCGAGCGCCGCTCCCTCGCCAGGCGGTGGAACGCGATCGTCGGACTCTGA
- a CDS encoding gamma-aminobutyraldehyde dehydrogenase: MTTELRRLRNYIGGEFKDAADGRTTEVVNPATGEVYATAPLSGQADVDAAMAAAAAAFPGWRDTTPAERQKALLKIADAFEARADELVAAESENTGKPLGLTASEELPPMVDQIRFFAGAARLLEGRSAGEYMDGMTSIIRREPVGVCAQVAPWNYPMMMAVWKFAPAIAAGNTVVLKPSDTTPASTVLMAEIIDSVLPKGVFNVICGDRETGKAMVEHSTPAMASITGSVRAGMQVAESASKDVKRVHLELGGKAPVVVFEDADIPKAVEDIAVAGYFNAGQDCTAATRVLVHESIHDEFVAALAKAAADTKTGAPDDEDVLYGPLNNPNQLKQVAGFIERLPAHAKVEAGGHQVGEKGYFYAPTVVSGLKQDDEIIQNEVFGPVITVQSFTDESQALEYANGVEFALASSVWTKDHGRAMRMSKNLDFGCVWINTHIPLVAEMPHGGFKKSGYGKDLSAYGFEDYTRIKHVMTSLDG; this comes from the coding sequence GTGACCACCGAACTGCGTCGTCTGCGCAACTACATCGGCGGGGAGTTCAAGGACGCCGCCGACGGGCGGACCACCGAGGTGGTCAACCCGGCCACCGGCGAGGTGTACGCGACCGCCCCGCTCTCGGGCCAGGCCGATGTCGATGCCGCCATGGCCGCTGCCGCGGCCGCGTTCCCGGGCTGGCGCGACACCACCCCCGCCGAGCGCCAGAAGGCGCTGCTGAAGATCGCGGACGCCTTCGAGGCGCGCGCGGACGAGCTCGTCGCCGCCGAGTCGGAGAACACCGGCAAGCCGCTGGGCCTCACGGCCAGCGAGGAGCTGCCGCCGATGGTGGACCAGATCCGCTTCTTCGCGGGTGCGGCCCGCCTGCTCGAGGGCCGCTCGGCCGGCGAGTACATGGACGGGATGACCTCGATCATCCGCCGCGAGCCGGTCGGCGTCTGTGCCCAGGTCGCGCCGTGGAACTACCCGATGATGATGGCCGTGTGGAAGTTCGCCCCGGCCATCGCCGCGGGCAACACCGTGGTGCTCAAGCCCTCGGACACCACCCCGGCCTCCACCGTGCTGATGGCGGAGATCATCGACTCGGTGCTGCCCAAGGGCGTCTTCAACGTCATCTGCGGCGACCGTGAGACCGGCAAGGCCATGGTCGAGCACTCCACCCCGGCGATGGCCTCCATCACCGGCTCGGTGCGCGCGGGCATGCAGGTCGCCGAGAGCGCCTCCAAGGACGTCAAGCGCGTCCACCTGGAGCTCGGCGGCAAGGCCCCGGTCGTCGTCTTCGAGGACGCCGACATCCCGAAGGCCGTCGAGGACATCGCGGTCGCCGGCTACTTCAACGCCGGCCAGGACTGCACCGCCGCCACCCGCGTGCTCGTGCACGAGTCGATCCACGACGAGTTCGTGGCCGCGCTCGCCAAGGCCGCCGCCGACACGAAGACCGGCGCGCCGGACGACGAGGACGTGCTGTACGGCCCGCTGAACAACCCGAACCAGCTCAAGCAGGTCGCGGGCTTCATCGAGCGCCTCCCCGCCCACGCCAAGGTCGAGGCGGGTGGCCACCAGGTCGGCGAGAAGGGCTACTTCTACGCCCCGACCGTGGTTTCCGGCCTCAAGCAGGACGACGAGATCATCCAGAACGAGGTCTTCGGCCCCGTCATCACCGTCCAGTCCTTCACGGACGAGTCCCAGGCCCTGGAGTACGCGAACGGCGTCGAGTTCGCCCTCGCCTCCTCCGTGTGGACCAAGGACCACGGCCGCGCGATGCGGATGTCCAAGAACCTCGACTTCGGCTGCGTGTGGATCAACACCCACATCCCGCTCGTCGCCGAGATGCCGCACGGCGGCTTCAAGAAGTCCGGTTACGGCAAGGACCTCTCCGCCTACGGCTTCGAGGACTACACCCGCATCAAGCACGTGATGACCTCGCTCGACGGCTGA
- a CDS encoding Lrp/AsnC family transcriptional regulator, translated as MHSEVVVSRSADSRNRQPSPSVDAVSLAIIEQLQEDGRRPYASIGKAVGLSEAAVRQRVQKLLDQGVMQIVAVTDPLTVGLRRQAMVGINVEGDLDPVADALTAMAECEYVVMTAGSFDLMVEIVCEDDDHLLETINKKIRTLPGVRSTESFVYLKLKKQTYMWGTR; from the coding sequence GTGCACAGTGAGGTCGTGGTCAGTCGAAGCGCAGATTCCAGGAACAGACAACCGTCCCCTTCGGTCGATGCTGTGTCCCTGGCGATCATCGAGCAACTGCAGGAGGACGGTCGCCGTCCCTATGCATCGATCGGCAAGGCCGTCGGCCTGTCCGAGGCTGCCGTACGCCAACGCGTGCAGAAGCTGCTCGACCAGGGCGTCATGCAGATCGTCGCCGTCACCGACCCGCTCACCGTGGGCCTGCGGCGCCAGGCGATGGTCGGCATCAACGTCGAGGGCGACCTCGACCCGGTGGCCGACGCGCTGACCGCGATGGCCGAGTGCGAATACGTGGTGATGACCGCCGGCTCGTTCGACCTGATGGTGGAGATCGTCTGCGAGGACGACGACCACCTGCTGGAAACGATCAACAAGAAGATCCGCACGCTCCCCGGCGTGCGGTCTACCGAAAGCTTCGTTTACCTGAAGCTGAAGAAGCAGACCTACATGTGGGGAACCCGATAA
- a CDS encoding aspartate aminotransferase family protein, which translates to MGNPITVTQDLSKTAYDHLWMHFTRMSSYENSPVPTIVRGEGTYIFDDKGKRYLDGLAGLFVVNAGHGRKELAEVAYKQAQQLAFFPVWSYAHPMAVELAERLANYAPGDLNKVFFTTGGGEAVETAWKLAKQYFKLQGKPTKYKVISRAVAYHGTPQGALSITGLPALKAPFEPLVPGAHKVPNTNIYRAPIYGDDPEAFGRWCADQIEQQILFEGADTVAAVFLEPVQNAGGCFPPPPGYFQRVREICDEYDVLLVSDETICAFGRLGTMFACDKFGYVPDMITCAKGMTSGYSPIGACIVSDRLAEPFYKGDNTFLHGYTFGGHPVSSAVALANLDIFDKEGLNQHVLDNEGAFLQTLQKLHDLPIVGDVRGNGYFYGIELVKDKVTKESFTDEETERVLYGFLSKALFENGLYCRADDRGDPVIQLAPPLTADQGTFDEIEGILRSVLTEAWTKL; encoded by the coding sequence GTGGGGAACCCGATAACCGTGACCCAGGACCTGTCCAAGACCGCGTACGACCACTTGTGGATGCACTTCACCCGCATGTCGTCCTACGAGAACTCCCCCGTCCCCACCATCGTCCGTGGTGAGGGCACCTACATCTTCGACGACAAGGGCAAGCGCTACCTGGACGGTCTCGCCGGACTGTTCGTGGTCAACGCCGGTCACGGCCGCAAGGAGCTGGCCGAGGTCGCCTACAAGCAGGCGCAGCAGCTGGCCTTCTTCCCCGTGTGGTCCTACGCCCACCCGATGGCAGTCGAGCTCGCCGAGCGCCTGGCGAACTACGCCCCGGGCGACCTGAACAAGGTCTTCTTCACCACCGGCGGCGGCGAGGCCGTCGAGACCGCCTGGAAGCTCGCCAAGCAGTACTTCAAGCTGCAGGGCAAGCCCACCAAGTACAAGGTCATCTCGCGTGCGGTCGCCTACCACGGCACCCCGCAGGGCGCCCTGTCGATCACGGGTCTGCCGGCCCTCAAGGCTCCGTTCGAGCCGCTGGTGCCCGGCGCGCACAAGGTGCCGAACACCAACATCTACCGCGCCCCGATCTACGGCGACGACCCCGAGGCCTTCGGCCGCTGGTGCGCCGACCAGATCGAGCAGCAGATCCTCTTCGAGGGCGCCGACACCGTCGCCGCCGTCTTCCTGGAGCCGGTGCAGAACGCCGGCGGCTGCTTCCCTCCGCCGCCCGGCTACTTCCAGCGGGTCCGCGAGATCTGCGACGAGTACGACGTGCTCCTCGTCTCCGACGAGACGATCTGCGCCTTCGGCCGCCTCGGCACGATGTTCGCCTGTGACAAGTTCGGCTACGTGCCGGACATGATCACCTGCGCCAAGGGCATGACCTCGGGCTACTCCCCGATCGGCGCCTGCATCGTCTCGGACCGCCTCGCCGAGCCGTTCTACAAGGGCGACAACACCTTCCTGCACGGCTACACCTTCGGCGGACACCCGGTGTCGTCCGCGGTGGCCCTGGCCAACCTCGACATCTTCGACAAGGAAGGCCTCAACCAGCACGTGCTGGACAACGAGGGCGCCTTCCTCCAGACGCTGCAGAAGCTGCACGACCTGCCGATCGTCGGCGACGTCCGCGGCAACGGCTACTTCTACGGCATCGAGCTCGTCAAGGACAAGGTCACGAAGGAGTCCTTCACGGACGAGGAGACCGAGCGCGTGCTCTACGGCTTCCTCTCCAAGGCCCTCTTCGAGAACGGCCTGTACTGCCGGGCCGACGACCGGGGCGACCCGGTCATCCAGCTGGCGCCGCCGCTGACCGCGGACCAGGGCACCTTCGACGAGATCGAGGGGATCCTGCGCTCGGTGCTCACCGAGGCCTGGACCAAGCTGTGA
- a CDS encoding LOG family protein has protein sequence MVNADIEIETLAEFDQVVARGSLSGYRIQSVNLLERTFALLAADTSAAVFLGCAMEPDASAKVRADGALVFPPVPDLPFNPYRGLLYTPEELFEGLPGGYEATPDAETYAWFQETGTDGDVLSSMLRSVHDDAISDALDEHLLAARVVGVMGGHAMSRGCADYRGAAELGRALTRSGLTVATGGGPGAMEAANLGAYLAPAPDEALDEALELLAKAPSFEPSVSDWAGAAFAVRDRWPGGGDSVGIPTWFYGHEPPNAFAAHIAKYFANATREDGLLARSTAGVVFLPGAAGTVQEIFDSATPNYYGSRGEPAPMVLVGRTHWTEHLPAWPLLRALARGRAMESRIALVDSVDEVPGVLASMS, from the coding sequence ATGGTCAACGCAGACATCGAGATCGAGACGCTCGCCGAATTCGACCAGGTCGTGGCACGCGGCTCGCTCAGCGGCTACCGGATCCAGTCGGTCAACCTGCTGGAGCGGACCTTCGCGCTGCTGGCCGCCGACACCTCGGCGGCCGTCTTCCTGGGCTGCGCGATGGAGCCCGACGCCTCGGCGAAGGTCCGTGCGGACGGCGCGCTGGTCTTCCCGCCCGTTCCCGACCTGCCCTTCAACCCGTACCGGGGCCTGCTCTACACGCCGGAGGAGCTCTTCGAGGGGCTGCCCGGCGGCTACGAGGCCACCCCGGACGCCGAGACGTACGCCTGGTTCCAGGAGACCGGAACCGACGGCGACGTCTTGTCCTCGATGCTGCGCTCCGTCCACGACGACGCGATCTCCGACGCCCTCGACGAGCACCTCCTCGCCGCCCGCGTGGTGGGCGTGATGGGCGGCCACGCCATGTCCCGGGGCTGCGCGGACTACCGCGGTGCCGCGGAGCTCGGCCGGGCGCTGACACGGTCCGGGCTGACCGTGGCCACGGGCGGCGGCCCCGGCGCGATGGAGGCCGCCAACCTCGGCGCCTACCTGGCGCCGGCCCCGGACGAGGCCCTCGACGAGGCCCTCGAACTGCTGGCCAAGGCCCCCTCCTTCGAGCCGTCGGTGTCCGACTGGGCGGGCGCGGCCTTCGCCGTACGGGACCGCTGGCCCGGCGGCGGCGACTCGGTGGGCATCCCCACCTGGTTCTACGGTCACGAGCCGCCGAACGCCTTCGCGGCGCACATCGCCAAGTACTTCGCGAACGCCACCCGGGAGGACGGGCTGCTGGCCCGGTCCACCGCGGGCGTGGTGTTCCTGCCCGGCGCGGCCGGCACCGTGCAGGAGATATTCGACAGCGCGACGCCGAACTACTACGGGTCCCGGGGCGAGCCGGCGCCGATGGTCCTGGTCGGCCGCACCCACTGGACCGAGCACCTCCCGGCATGGCCCCTGCTGCGGGCACTGGCCCGGGGCCGGGCGATGGAGTCGCGGATCGCGCTCGTCGACTCGGTGGACGAGGTCCCCGGCGTACTCGCTTCGATGAGCTGA
- a CDS encoding DMT family protein, producing MLIGLLTAVAASICYGTGSVLQAVGSRRAARMNPAAAGVTAHGGPNLSSTAKAAMTWEFIVGTILDFVGFGLGALAARLLPLFLSQTVISANLVITAVLSVKMLGIRLTRKEWASIGVVCTALVLLATAAGHEGGHHAPMSTHWWLLGITALLMVGGTVAVRLLGGGAAILAGLLSGLGFGALGVGVRILNGVDPFDLGALLTDPALYAILLAGIGGMYLHTVALQIGSVNGATAALVVGETVLPGAIGVLWLGDASRPGLAWLAVLGFVMAVTGAVAVAWYGKHEGAEEEAPAAVPEPVG from the coding sequence GTGCTCATAGGCCTGCTGACCGCTGTCGCGGCATCCATCTGCTACGGCACGGGATCCGTGCTGCAAGCCGTCGGATCGCGCCGCGCCGCCCGGATGAACCCGGCGGCGGCCGGGGTGACCGCCCACGGCGGCCCCAACCTCTCGTCCACCGCGAAGGCGGCGATGACGTGGGAGTTCATCGTCGGCACGATCCTGGACTTCGTCGGCTTCGGGCTCGGCGCCCTGGCCGCCCGCCTCCTCCCGCTCTTCCTCTCCCAGACGGTGATCAGCGCCAACCTGGTCATCACGGCCGTGCTGAGCGTGAAGATGCTCGGCATCCGGCTGACCCGCAAGGAATGGGCCTCGATCGGTGTCGTCTGCACCGCGCTGGTGCTGCTGGCGACGGCGGCGGGCCACGAGGGCGGCCACCATGCGCCGATGTCCACGCACTGGTGGCTGCTGGGAATCACCGCGCTGCTGATGGTGGGCGGCACGGTGGCCGTCCGCCTCCTCGGCGGCGGGGCCGCGATCCTGGCGGGTCTGCTGTCCGGCCTGGGCTTCGGCGCGCTCGGCGTCGGCGTACGGATCCTCAACGGCGTCGACCCGTTCGACCTCGGCGCCCTCCTCACCGACCCGGCCCTCTACGCCATCCTGCTGGCCGGCATCGGCGGCATGTACCTGCACACCGTCGCCCTGCAGATCGGCTCGGTGAACGGAGCGACCGCGGCCCTCGTCGTCGGCGAGACGGTGCTCCCCGGCGCGATCGGAGTGCTCTGGCTCGGCGACGCCTCGCGCCCCGGCCTGGCCTGGCTGGCGGTCCTCGGCTTCGTCATGGCCGTGACCGGCGCGGTGGCGGTGGCCTGGTACGGCAAGCACGAGGGCGCCGAGGAGGAGGCCCCTGCGGCCGTACCGGAGCCGGTCGGCTGA
- a CDS encoding ferredoxin encodes MRLVVDLNRCQGYAQCAFLAPDVFAMHGDESLLYNPEAAAEQHENVVRAVAACPVGAILLEVTDEDMADMVSQEAATAAGAGSGGAR; translated from the coding sequence ATGAGGCTTGTCGTCGACCTCAACCGCTGCCAGGGATACGCACAGTGCGCCTTCCTCGCTCCCGACGTCTTCGCCATGCACGGCGACGAGTCGCTCCTGTACAACCCGGAAGCGGCCGCCGAGCAGCACGAGAACGTCGTCCGCGCCGTGGCAGCCTGCCCGGTGGGCGCGATCCTCCTCGAAGTCACAGACGAGGACATGGCGGACATGGTGTCCCAGGAGGCCGCTACCGCGGCCGGCGCCGGTTCCGGAGGCGCGCGGTGA
- a CDS encoding NAD(P)/FAD-dependent oxidoreductase: MTGERTRDGALEYLKREGRIVIVGASLAGLRAAETMREKGFTGSLTMIGDEPYEPYDRPPLSKQVLLGHAVADHTALPRRRVIDADWRLGVPATGLDMAARRVRLGNGDEVEYDRLLIATGVRARPWPNEEEGSLQGVFVLRTRDDGEGLQRALADNPRRVLVIGAGFTGSEIASACRERGLNVTVAERGDAPLVGALGGVIGEVAAEMHREHEVDLRTGVMVTALEGDPSGRVRAAHLSDGSTIEADVVVVSLGAQRNTEWLAGSGLGAGPRGIACDAGCRAFDVRGIVTDDIYVAGDVARSPHALFGYQFLSLEHWGNAVAQADTAAHNMLSESADRRPHLWVPAFWSSQFGVNIKSVGVPPMGTEILITQGSLAERRFAAVYGYQGRVIAAVTFDNCRWLPFYEHQIESTAPFPPPYSTVDRRPEGNKPVPADFPDPSVPTHGPTITLSGYSPADRKMTFTPGR; encoded by the coding sequence GTGACCGGTGAGCGCACCCGCGACGGGGCCCTGGAGTACCTCAAGCGCGAAGGCCGCATCGTCATCGTCGGCGCTTCGCTCGCGGGTCTGCGGGCTGCCGAGACCATGCGGGAGAAGGGGTTCACCGGTTCGCTCACGATGATCGGCGACGAACCCTACGAGCCGTACGACCGGCCCCCGCTGTCCAAGCAGGTCCTGCTGGGCCACGCGGTAGCGGACCACACAGCGCTCCCCCGCCGCCGGGTGATCGACGCCGACTGGCGCCTCGGAGTCCCCGCGACGGGCCTGGACATGGCCGCCCGCCGGGTCCGGCTCGGCAACGGCGACGAGGTCGAGTACGACCGGCTGCTGATCGCCACCGGCGTCCGCGCCCGGCCCTGGCCCAACGAGGAGGAGGGCTCCCTCCAAGGGGTCTTCGTCCTGCGCACCCGCGACGACGGCGAGGGACTGCAGCGCGCCCTCGCCGACAACCCCCGCCGGGTGCTCGTCATCGGAGCCGGGTTCACCGGGTCCGAGATCGCCTCCGCCTGCCGGGAACGCGGCCTGAACGTGACCGTCGCCGAACGGGGCGACGCCCCGCTCGTCGGCGCGCTCGGCGGGGTGATCGGCGAGGTGGCGGCCGAGATGCACCGGGAGCACGAGGTCGACCTGCGCACCGGCGTCATGGTCACCGCCCTGGAGGGCGACCCCTCGGGCCGGGTCCGCGCCGCCCACCTGTCCGACGGCTCCACGATCGAGGCCGACGTGGTGGTCGTCTCCCTCGGCGCGCAGCGCAACACCGAGTGGCTCGCCGGTTCCGGACTCGGCGCCGGCCCCCGGGGCATCGCCTGCGACGCGGGCTGCCGGGCCTTCGACGTCCGGGGCATCGTCACCGACGACATCTACGTGGCGGGTGACGTGGCACGTTCCCCGCACGCGCTGTTCGGCTACCAGTTCCTGTCCCTGGAGCACTGGGGCAACGCCGTCGCGCAGGCCGACACGGCCGCGCACAACATGCTCAGCGAGAGCGCGGACCGCCGTCCCCACCTGTGGGTACCGGCCTTCTGGTCCTCGCAGTTCGGCGTGAACATCAAGTCGGTCGGGGTGCCGCCGATGGGCACCGAGATCCTCATCACCCAGGGCTCGCTGGCCGAGCGCCGGTTCGCGGCCGTCTACGGCTACCAGGGGCGGGTGATCGCGGCCGTCACCTTCGACAACTGCCGGTGGCTGCCGTTCTACGAGCACCAGATCGAGAGCACCGCGCCGTTCCCGCCGCCGTACTCCACGGTGGACCGCAGGCCGGAGGGGAACAAGCCGGTGCCGGCGGACTTCCCCGACCCCTCGGTCCCGACCCACGGCCCGACCATCACCCTCAGCGGCTACTCGCCGGCCGACCGGAAGATGACCTTCACCCCCGGGCGCTGA